The window CTCCCTATCCATTACATTTTAGAGGGATTGGCAAGACGAACAGGTGCCACTCACCACAATGTCTATGTGGTCTGCCACAAATCCCATGGCTTTCCAATCCGTATTGGCACTGAGTTGTAAGGCTGGGACATCAAGAACGGTACCACAAGACTTACAAATCAAATGCGAATGGTCATCCAGGAAGGCATCGTAACGAACCGAATCCGATTCAATATTGAGTTTGTTCACTAGATTGTGGTCTACCAAGTATTCCAAGGAATTGTAGACTGTGGCAAAACTGATTTTGTCTGCTTTGTCCCGAACTGACTCAAATACCATTTTTGCGGTTGGATGGTCGTGCCTGTCTTTTAGATCTTGTAAAATCAATTCTCTGTGTTTGGTCAATGCTTTCATGGAGATGCCCTTTCCCTTATGAGACTCGTAAAATTATCAAAGGGTCAAATGGAATTTCGATTTTAGAATCCTTCCAGAAATTGATATTTGTCAATACGGAGTCATTATGCCAGCATCCATCGACCAATTCAAAACCTCTCTTTCCCTATGGGCATCCGGAGTTTCTGTCATCACCTACGGATCTTCTCACCAAAAAGGGGGAGTGACGGTTTCCAGTTTTTCTTCTGTTTCCTTAGAACCACCGTTAGTTTTATTCTGTTTGGCCAAACATTCCAAAGCAAAAGAGGCAATCGAATCGGCAGGAAACTTTGCAGTGAATATTCTTTCTTCCGAACAAAAACAAATTTCCGCTGATTTTGCTTCTGGTTCCCTGGACAAAGCGGTTGTTTTGGAAGGCCTAAACCCAGGGAAACTGTCCACCGGAGCCCCCATTTTGAATGGTTGTTTGGCTTCATTGGATTGCCTTGTGCACCAAATTTTGGATGCTGGCGACCATTGGATCTTCTTAGGCCAAGTGGAAGCAGTGGTCACAAAAGAAGGGTCTCCCCTCCTCTATTTCAATCGCAATTACCGGGAACTCGTTTAAGGAAACACACATGGAAAAAGAGAAAGTCAGTCTGGCAGATGCGAAAGAACACGGACTCACCGAAACTGAATTTGTTGAAATTCAAAAAATCTTAGGAAGGATTCCCAATTCCACTGAACTTGGAATTTTTTCTGCCATGTGGTCAGAACACTGCTCTTATAAAAATTCCATCCTAAAATTAAAAACCCTTCCCACAAAATCTGACAAACTCCTCGCAGGAGCTGGTGAAGAAAATGCGGGAGCCATGGACATCGGAGATGGCCTTGCCGTGGTCTTTAAAATTGAAAGCCACAACCACCCAACAGCTGTAGAACCCTACCAAGGTGCTGCCACAGGCGTTGGTGGGATCATGCGTGATATTTTTACTATGGGAGCGCGACCTATCACTTCTCTCAACTCACTCCGGTTTGGTGATCCAAAAGAACCACGAAATAAATACCTACTCACTCGTGCCGTCAAAGGCATTGGCGATTATGGGAACTCACTTGGGATTGCGGTGGGTGGTGGGGAACTTTTCCTCCATCCAACCTTCACCAAAAATCCACTTGTGAATGCCATGACTGTTGGAATCGCCAAACATGATGAAATGGCTTCTGCTTCCACGAAAGGAAAAGTCGGAAACAAAGTTTATATTGTTGGTGCTACAACTGGCCGTGATGGAATCCATGGAGCAAGTTTCGCCTCCAAAGACCTCACAAAAGAATCCGAAGAAAAACGTTCTGCCGTGCAAGTGGGAGATCCCTTTATGGAAAAACTCCTGATGGAAGCATCGCTTGAGGCCATCCAAAAGAAACTCCTTGTGGGGATCCAAGATATGGGAGCCGCAGGAATTTCTTGTGCAACATCGGAGATGAGTGCCAAAGGGAAAACAGGGATGGATGTGGATCTTGACAAAGTCCCACTCCGCGAAGCGGACATGAATGCCTATGAAATCATGTTATCCGAATCCCAAGAACGGATGCTCGTCATCCCAGAAGTGGGCAAAGAAGGAGAACTTGTTTCCATCTTCCACAAATGGGGGTTAAACGCCGTAGAAATTGGAACTGTCACTGCTGACGGGATCTTACGCATCCGAAAAAACGGAACCCTCAAAGCGGAAATCCCAGCAGAATCCCTTGTTCTCGGTGGTGGTGCCCCAAGGTATGTCCGAGAAGAAAAAAGACCGACTTACCTCGATGAGGTGGTGAAGTTTGATCCAAACAAAATCCCTGACTTAAAACCAGACACTGTCCCTCAAACTTTAAATAGCCTACTCTCTTCCCTCAATATCAGTTCCAGACGACCTCTCTACGAACAGTATGACACTGAAGTGGGACTTGTGAAGGTCGTGGAACCTGGGGAGGACGGAGGTCTTGTCCGGATCCCTGGCACGAAAAAAGGGATTGCGGTCGCAACAGACTGTAACTCACGTTATACATATCTCAATCCTTATGAAGGGGCACAAATTGCTGTTTGTGAATCGGCAAGAAACGTGGCCGCTACGGGCGCCGAACCATACGGCGTTACCAACAACCTCAATTTTGGAAATCCCTACATCCCAGAAAACTATTATGTGTTCAGTGAATGCGTGCGAGGGCTTGGGGATGCTTGTCGTTTCCTTGGACTTCCTGTCACTGGTGGGAACGTATCCTTTTATAATGAATCCCCAGAAGGACCTGTGTTTCCTACACCTACCATTGGTATGGTGGGAGTGATTGACGATGTTGCCAAAGGACTACGTACCTACCCGAGAACAAAGGAAGATGTGAAGTATGCCCTTGTTGGAAATTTCCAACCCACAATCTCAGCTTCTGAGTATTTGTATCGTTCCCAAGGTCTTGATACCGGTGCGATCCCTAACATTTCTTTGGAAAAGGAAAAACAAACCATGGATGCCCTCATCGAGTGCCGGAAAAACGGACTCCTCACTTCCGCCAAAGACCTGTCACTTGGTGGCCTCCTTGTGGCTCTCGCTAAAATTGTCATCGCCGGAAAAAAAGGTGTCGAAGTCAATTTGAATGAACTACAAACAAAGGTTCCAAGGCTTGATGCATTGTGTTTTGGTGAAACAGGTGCTAGTTTTATCGTAAGTTTTTTACCAAACGACGAAACAAAGGTTCGTGAGTCCTTTACGTCAAAGGGTTTGAGTGTTTACACACTGGGATCCTCAAGTGCAAAGGCTTCCCTATCGGTCAAAGGAGATGGGTTCCATTGGGAGTGGACGACCAAATCTTTGGAAGTTGAGTTTGAATCGGGACTCAAATCTTATTTCGAATAGACAAGTTTCAAATCAAGGGAAGGATATGCCAGATGCGTGTCCTTCTCCTCTCTGTTCTCTTTCTTTTTTTCTCCATCCAATGCACAAGCCTCGCCAAACGGAAAGACTATGAAGAATCCCTTCAGTTTTACAAAAAAGTAGAGATTGACAATGCCATCACAAGCTTACCTCGGAACGAACGAAGAGGATTCATTGCTGTATTAGAAAAAGCGCATCTATCTTTCTTAAATGGTGGGACAAAATTTAGTGACCTTGAGTCTTTAGCAGAAGAAAGTAAGGAACGTTTGCGTTTCAGTGCCACTAGATCCTTAAAGTCCTTTTTTTATATGGAATCTGAAGATGGGTATTATGCTTCAGAAGCAGAAATCATCTACCTTCACATTTTACTTGGTCTCTATTATGCTCGCGTGGAAGATTACGAAAAAGCAAAAATCCAAGCAAGGTATGCGGGGAATTTACTGAGTGGAGAATGGAGTGCGGAGGGTCAGTTTGACGATCCCACCTTACGGTTATTACTTGCCTCACTTTGGCTCACCACAGGAGCAAAAGAAGAAGCCATGGTGGATTTCAGAAAGGCAACCCAACTCAAACCTCAATCTCACTCCATTCGTTCGTTTGCAATGGAGATGGTCCCAACTGATGGTGAGTTTATTTTTATCTTCGGTGGCCCAGGTGCGGAACCTGAGATGGAACCTTCTGCGAATCTCAATTTCATCCGTGGACTCCGAAATCTTAAATTTCGCGCCTCTGGAAATCAAAGCACCCTTCTTTTAGTGGATCAATCCAAAACGATGACTTTGAGTTTGGAAAAAGGAACTTTAGGATGGTATGAACGCCATCTCATTCGAGACAATGAAATTTCTGAACTCATCCAAGACTCAAAGTACTTCCAATTGATCTCTGCAACAGCCATCAAAG of the Leptospira biflexa serovar Patoc strain 'Patoc 1 (Paris)' genome contains:
- a CDS encoding Fur family transcriptional regulator is translated as MKALTKHRELILQDLKDRHDHPTAKMVFESVRDKADKISFATVYNSLEYLVDHNLVNKLNIESDSVRYDAFLDDHSHLICKSCGTVLDVPALQLSANTDWKAMGFVADHIDIVVSGTCSSCQSL
- a CDS encoding flavin reductase family protein gives rise to the protein MPASIDQFKTSLSLWASGVSVITYGSSHQKGGVTVSSFSSVSLEPPLVLFCLAKHSKAKEAIESAGNFAVNILSSEQKQISADFASGSLDKAVVLEGLNPGKLSTGAPILNGCLASLDCLVHQILDAGDHWIFLGQVEAVVTKEGSPLLYFNRNYRELV
- the purL gene encoding phosphoribosylformylglycinamidine synthase subunit PurL; this encodes MEKEKVSLADAKEHGLTETEFVEIQKILGRIPNSTELGIFSAMWSEHCSYKNSILKLKTLPTKSDKLLAGAGEENAGAMDIGDGLAVVFKIESHNHPTAVEPYQGAATGVGGIMRDIFTMGARPITSLNSLRFGDPKEPRNKYLLTRAVKGIGDYGNSLGIAVGGGELFLHPTFTKNPLVNAMTVGIAKHDEMASASTKGKVGNKVYIVGATTGRDGIHGASFASKDLTKESEEKRSAVQVGDPFMEKLLMEASLEAIQKKLLVGIQDMGAAGISCATSEMSAKGKTGMDVDLDKVPLREADMNAYEIMLSESQERMLVIPEVGKEGELVSIFHKWGLNAVEIGTVTADGILRIRKNGTLKAEIPAESLVLGGGAPRYVREEKRPTYLDEVVKFDPNKIPDLKPDTVPQTLNSLLSSLNISSRRPLYEQYDTEVGLVKVVEPGEDGGLVRIPGTKKGIAVATDCNSRYTYLNPYEGAQIAVCESARNVAATGAEPYGVTNNLNFGNPYIPENYYVFSECVRGLGDACRFLGLPVTGGNVSFYNESPEGPVFPTPTIGMVGVIDDVAKGLRTYPRTKEDVKYALVGNFQPTISASEYLYRSQGLDTGAIPNISLEKEKQTMDALIECRKNGLLTSAKDLSLGGLLVALAKIVIAGKKGVEVNLNELQTKVPRLDALCFGETGASFIVSFLPNDETKVRESFTSKGLSVYTLGSSSAKASLSVKGDGFHWEWTTKSLEVEFESGLKSYFE